One Chryseobacterium sp. StRB126 genomic region harbors:
- the rpoC gene encoding DNA-directed RNA polymerase subunit beta' has translation MSNKNKSSRFNKITIGLASPESILQDSRGEVLKPETINYRTHKPERDGLFCEKIFGPVKDYECACGKYKRIRYKGIVCDRCGVEVTEKKVRRERIGHINLVVPIAHIWYFRSLPNKIGYLLGIPSKKLDMIIYYERYVVIQQGIAKKLDGSDFENMEFLTEEEYLDIMETLPVENQYLDDSDPNKFIARMGAEAVEDLLKRIDLDALSFDLRHKAHNEGSKQRRTEALKRLNVVEALRGANTRMINRPEWMIMRVLPVIPPELRPLVPLDGGRFATSDLNDLYRRVIIRNNRLKRLLEIKAPEVILRNEKRMLQESVDSLFDNTRKSSAVKSESNRPLKSLSDSLKGKQGRFRQNLLGKRVDYSARSVIVVGPNLQLHECGIPKDMAAELYKPFIIRKLIERGIVKTVKSAKRIIDRKEPVVYDILENVMKGHPVLLNRAPTLHRLGIQAFQPKMIEGKAIQLHPLVTTAFNADFDGDQMAVHLPLGPEAILEAQLLMLGSQNILNPANGSPITVPSQDMVLGLYFMTKELSSTEDMKVKGEGLAFYSPEEAEIAYAEGRVSLNAKVRCRLPVKEDGVIVTKLIETSVGRILFNQIVPKQSGYINELLTKKSLRNVIGKILADTDFPTTVKFLDAMKDLGYSNAFKGGLSFSLGDIVVPVEKKQMIATSIETVDEIRANYNMGLITDTERYNQVIDVWTNTNAGLTEMIMSRMKTDQGGFNSVYMMLDSGARGSKEQIRQLSGMRGLMAKPQKAGSTGAEIIENPILANFKEGLSILEYFISTHGARKGLADTALKTADAGYLTRRLVDVAQDVIVTEDDCGTLRGTEVTALKKNDEIVEKISERILGRVSLHNIYDPESDELITEADQVITEQLAKRIEAAGLEAVEVRSPLTCEAKKGICAKCYGRNLATGKMIHMGEAVGVIGAQSIGEPGTQLTLRTFHQGGTAGNVSENPSIVARRDGIVEMDEVRTITSEDENGNTAEVVVSRSTEFRLVADNESRTPLMVANVPYGSILSVKPGDKVKKGDTICRWDPYNAVIIAETAGKVEYEDIIQGISFQLEIDEQTGFEEKVISESRNKKAVPTLKVVDSKGVEQKAYNLPVGAHLMVNDGEKIKAGKVLIKIPRKSAKAGDITGGLPRVTELFEARNPSNPAVVTEIDGVVSYGKIKRGNRELIVEAKTGERKIYLVKLSNQILVQENDFVRAGSPLSDGSITPDDILRIKGPTAVQEYLVNEIQEVYRLQGVKIDDKHFEIIVRQMMTKVSIVDGGDTQFLEGALEHKYDFLEENNRVFGLKVVVDAGDSKEFMPGQMITARELRDENSKLRREDQRLVEVREALPATATPVLQGITRAALQTKSFMSAASFQETTKVLNEAAVAGKIDDLNGLKENVIVGHRIPAGTGLKEYQNVIVGSKKEFEDLN, from the coding sequence ATGTCAAATAAAAATAAATCAAGTAGATTTAATAAAATAACCATCGGTTTAGCTTCACCGGAGTCTATTTTACAAGACTCAAGAGGGGAGGTTTTAAAGCCGGAAACTATTAACTACAGAACTCACAAGCCTGAAAGAGACGGGCTATTCTGTGAGAAAATTTTTGGTCCTGTAAAGGATTACGAATGTGCTTGTGGTAAATACAAGAGAATTCGTTACAAAGGGATCGTTTGTGACCGTTGTGGAGTAGAAGTTACTGAGAAAAAAGTAAGAAGAGAGAGAATCGGGCACATCAACCTTGTAGTTCCAATTGCACACATCTGGTATTTCCGTTCATTACCAAACAAAATCGGATACCTTTTAGGAATTCCTTCTAAGAAATTAGACATGATCATCTACTACGAAAGATATGTAGTGATTCAGCAGGGTATTGCTAAAAAATTAGACGGTTCTGATTTTGAAAATATGGAATTCCTTACAGAAGAAGAGTACCTTGATATCATGGAAACTCTTCCTGTAGAAAACCAGTATCTTGATGATTCTGATCCAAACAAATTCATCGCCAGAATGGGTGCTGAAGCTGTAGAAGATCTGTTAAAAAGAATTGATCTTGATGCATTGTCTTTCGACTTAAGACACAAAGCTCACAATGAAGGTTCTAAGCAAAGAAGAACTGAAGCGCTGAAAAGATTGAACGTTGTAGAAGCATTAAGAGGTGCTAATACAAGAATGATCAACAGACCAGAGTGGATGATTATGCGTGTGCTTCCTGTTATCCCACCAGAACTAAGACCACTAGTTCCATTGGATGGAGGACGTTTCGCAACTTCTGACTTAAATGACCTTTATAGAAGAGTTATCATCAGAAATAACCGTTTGAAGAGATTATTGGAGATCAAAGCTCCTGAAGTAATCTTGAGAAACGAGAAGCGTATGCTTCAGGAATCAGTAGATTCATTATTCGATAACACAAGAAAATCTTCTGCAGTAAAATCTGAATCAAACAGACCATTGAAATCACTTTCTGATTCATTGAAAGGTAAACAAGGTCGTTTCCGTCAGAACTTACTAGGGAAAAGGGTTGACTACTCTGCGCGTTCGGTAATTGTTGTAGGTCCAAACTTACAGCTTCACGAGTGTGGTATTCCTAAGGATATGGCAGCTGAACTTTACAAACCATTCATCATTAGAAAACTAATCGAGAGAGGAATTGTAAAAACAGTAAAATCTGCAAAGAGAATTATCGATAGAAAAGAACCAGTAGTTTATGATATCCTTGAAAACGTGATGAAAGGTCACCCTGTTCTACTGAACAGAGCACCTACTCTTCACAGATTGGGTATTCAGGCTTTCCAACCTAAGATGATCGAAGGTAAAGCGATCCAGCTACACCCGTTAGTAACAACAGCATTCAACGCCGATTTCGATGGTGACCAGATGGCGGTACACTTACCGTTAGGACCAGAAGCGATCCTTGAAGCTCAGTTATTGATGTTAGGTTCTCAGAACATCTTGAACCCTGCAAACGGTTCTCCAATTACAGTACCATCTCAGGACATGGTTCTTGGTCTTTATTTCATGACTAAAGAATTGAGCTCTACAGAAGATATGAAAGTAAAAGGAGAAGGTCTTGCATTCTATTCTCCTGAAGAAGCGGAAATCGCTTACGCAGAAGGTAGAGTTTCATTGAATGCTAAAGTAAGATGTAGACTACCAGTTAAAGAAGACGGAGTAATCGTAACAAAATTGATCGAAACTTCTGTAGGTAGAATCTTATTCAACCAAATCGTACCTAAGCAGTCAGGATATATTAATGAGCTTCTTACGAAGAAATCATTAAGAAACGTTATCGGTAAGATCCTTGCTGATACGGATTTCCCTACCACTGTGAAGTTCTTGGATGCAATGAAAGATCTAGGGTATTCAAACGCATTCAAAGGAGGTCTATCATTCTCTCTTGGAGATATCGTAGTACCTGTAGAGAAAAAGCAGATGATTGCTACTTCAATTGAAACTGTAGACGAAATTAGAGCTAACTATAACATGGGTCTAATTACCGATACAGAACGTTATAACCAGGTAATCGACGTTTGGACTAACACCAACGCCGGATTAACTGAAATGATCATGAGCAGAATGAAAACTGACCAAGGTGGTTTCAACTCTGTATACATGATGCTTGACTCTGGGGCGAGGGGTTCTAAGGAGCAGATCCGTCAGTTATCAGGGATGAGAGGTTTGATGGCAAAACCGCAAAAAGCTGGTTCTACCGGTGCGGAGATCATCGAAAACCCGATCCTTGCAAACTTTAAGGAAGGTCTTTCTATCTTAGAGTACTTTATCTCTACCCACGGTGCTCGTAAGGGTCTTGCGGATACCGCTCTTAAAACTGCCGATGCTGGTTACCTAACCAGAAGATTGGTAGACGTTGCACAGGACGTTATCGTTACAGAAGATGACTGTGGAACATTGAGAGGAACAGAAGTTACTGCACTTAAGAAAAATGACGAGATCGTTGAAAAAATCTCTGAAAGAATCTTAGGTAGAGTATCTCTTCACAATATTTATGATCCTGAAAGTGATGAATTAATCACTGAAGCTGACCAAGTAATTACTGAGCAATTAGCTAAGAGAATTGAGGCAGCAGGATTAGAAGCTGTTGAAGTACGTTCACCACTTACATGTGAAGCTAAAAAAGGAATCTGTGCGAAATGTTACGGTAGAAACTTAGCAACAGGTAAGATGATCCACATGGGTGAGGCAGTAGGTGTTATCGGTGCACAGTCAATTGGGGAACCGGGAACTCAGCTTACGTTGAGAACCTTCCACCAAGGGGGTACCGCAGGTAACGTTTCTGAAAACCCATCTATTGTTGCAAGAAGAGACGGTATCGTAGAAATGGATGAAGTAAGAACAATTACTTCTGAAGATGAAAACGGTAATACAGCTGAGGTTGTAGTTTCTCGTTCAACAGAATTTAGATTGGTTGCTGATAATGAGTCTAGAACTCCATTAATGGTAGCTAACGTACCTTACGGATCTATATTATCTGTGAAACCAGGTGATAAAGTGAAGAAAGGAGATACGATCTGTAGATGGGATCCGTATAACGCGGTTATCATTGCTGAAACTGCAGGTAAGGTAGAATACGAGGATATTATCCAAGGTATTTCATTCCAACTTGAAATTGACGAACAGACAGGATTTGAAGAGAAAGTAATCTCTGAATCTAGAAATAAGAAAGCCGTACCTACTCTTAAAGTGGTAGACTCTAAAGGGGTTGAGCAAAAAGCTTACAACTTACCGGTAGGAGCCCACTTAATGGTAAACGATGGTGAAAAAATTAAGGCTGGTAAAGTCCTAATCAAGATCCCAAGAAAATCTGCAAAAGCAGGGGATATCACCGGAGGTCTTCCGAGAGTTACCGAATTATTCGAAGCAAGAAACCCTTCAAACCCAGCGGTTGTTACTGAAATCGACGGGGTAGTTTCTTACGGAAAAATTAAGAGAGGTAACCGTGAATTGATCGTTGAGGCTAAAACTGGAGAAAGAAAAATTTACTTAGTTAAATTATCTAACCAGATCTTAGTACAGGAGAATGACTTCGTTAGAGCTGGTTCGCCACTTTCTGACGGTTCAATCACTCCAGACGATATCTTAAGAATTAAAGGTCCAACAGCTGTTCAGGAATACTTAGTAAACGAAATCCAGGAAGTTTACCGTCTACAGGGGGTAAAAATCGACGACAAGCACTTCGAAATCATCGTAAGACAGATGATGACAAAAGTATCTATCGTGGATGGAGGTGATACTCAATTCCTAGAAGGAGCTCTTGAGCACAAGTATGACTTCTTGGAAGAGAACAATAGAGTATTCGGTCTTAAAGTAGTAGTAGATGCTGGTGATTCTAAAGAATTCATGCCAGGTCAGATGATTACTGCAAGAGAATTAAGAGATGAAAACTCTAAATTGAGACGTGAAGATCAGAGGTTAGTAGAAGTAAGAGAAGCTCTTCCTGCTACAGCAACTCCTGTACTACAAGGTATTACAAGAGCAGCACTTCAAACGAAATCGTTCATGTCTGCAGCATCGTTCCAGGAAACAACTAAAGTACTTAACGAAGCAGCAGTTGCTGGTAAGATAGATGATCTTAACGGTCTTAAAGAAAATGTAATTGTAGGACACAGAATTCCTGCAGGTACTGGTCTTAAAGAGTATCAGAATGTTATCGTAGGTTCTAAGAAAGAATTCGAAGACCTTAACTAA
- a CDS encoding DUF3467 domain-containing protein → MDNNQNPQDGNINIELNEMVAAGIYANLALVNHSPSEFVVDFIQLMPGVQQAKVRSRVILAPLHAKRVLSALQQNIANYEQQFGEIKEVEPFVLGGNNVQA, encoded by the coding sequence ATGGACAACAATCAAAATCCACAAGACGGAAACATCAACATCGAATTAAACGAAATGGTAGCTGCTGGTATCTATGCTAACTTAGCGTTAGTAAACCACTCTCCATCTGAATTTGTAGTAGACTTTATTCAGTTGATGCCAGGTGTTCAGCAGGCTAAAGTAAGATCAAGAGTAATTCTTGCTCCACTTCACGCTAAAAGAGTATTAAGCGCTCTTCAACAGAACATCGCTAACTACGAGCAGCAGTTCGGAGAAATCAAAGAAGTTGAGCCTTTCGTATTAGGAGGAAACAACGTACAAGCTTAA
- a CDS encoding T9SS type A sorting domain-containing protein produces the protein MKLYPIAAALLCINMYAQQQNKPQANQKHLQELYLKYEKDIKKARKNSKLMGTPPDLYNEEDYKRTMDPVTGNVNFEKLAKVNKDILMGQYKATQPMSFIAGNQGSATGKIINEPWIERGPYNVGGRTRAIMYDPNDPTGKRVFAGGVSGGLWVNQDPSVSTNEWQPLSTFWANTSVVCITYDPNNSQTFYVGTGESSTTDVVGSGIWKTTNGGTTWTQIFTVPVTYASNGVRNGNFYINDIKVRNNNGVSEIYAGVSGSYVGISFNDGWQGLSQAGLYKSVDGGATFTKNTNLLAMNTTTNVVSTTGYSIQQIEIAADNSIWLSTRSSRFTNIDSGGRIFKSTDGNTFNQIYNVGNTGSRVNFTLSKTDANKAYAFMQGVGTTEPIRIVKTADGGATWQSTSDVPQVIKLPKATDTSIPTNDFTRGQSFYDLVITTDPLNDNTLYIGGIDLFKSTDGGANWAQISKWSNNNAMANLAVSTVHADQHAIVFNPFNNYNTGQMMFGNDGGIFFAANKESIGAVGGMVARNTRYNVTQFYGAVLNPTKTPANEELLAGAQDNGSWWLYGVPQPNNFLTLAAATGGDGMYPEYDDQDLYEISSYTNNSHYLLNSTPNANYLISTSANRSMGHFVNEIALDRMNDVFYSYRSGLTLFRTAGLSSTATTFTNDQINVGTAQNGEQVSWLKISPHTTASSTLFVGTNLGRLFKITNANTPSYTSTVLTSPAAGTISDVEFGTNENEILLTLSNYNQISVFYSTDGGTSWQNKEGNLPDMPVRTILRNPDDPNEVLVGTELGVWGTTNFLSGAPTWSSVTGNIGNVRVTSLDYRPSTKTVLVSTYGRGAWTTQNTNTLATSETSGVSPRTVNRVYPNPSKGIARLRFNNANHSTVDISIFDKAGRLVYSKKNVKSDEEFGQKMTPGTYILKAEDKGEIVFSGNFLVIGRTGGDDD, from the coding sequence ATGAAACTTTATCCTATCGCAGCTGCTTTACTATGCATCAATATGTATGCTCAGCAGCAAAATAAACCTCAAGCCAATCAGAAGCATTTACAGGAGCTTTATTTGAAATATGAAAAAGATATTAAGAAAGCCCGTAAGAATTCGAAGTTAATGGGAACTCCTCCAGATCTATATAATGAGGAGGATTATAAAAGAACCATGGATCCTGTTACAGGAAATGTTAATTTTGAAAAATTAGCAAAAGTAAATAAAGATATTTTGATGGGGCAATACAAGGCTACTCAGCCAATGTCTTTTATTGCCGGTAATCAGGGATCTGCTACAGGAAAAATAATTAATGAACCCTGGATTGAAAGAGGACCTTATAATGTAGGAGGAAGAACCAGAGCAATCATGTATGATCCCAATGATCCTACAGGTAAAAGAGTTTTTGCCGGCGGAGTTTCAGGAGGACTTTGGGTGAATCAGGATCCTTCAGTAAGTACAAACGAATGGCAGCCTTTAAGCACATTCTGGGCAAATACTTCTGTGGTATGCATTACTTATGATCCCAACAATTCTCAGACATTTTATGTAGGTACGGGAGAATCATCAACCACTGATGTTGTAGGCTCAGGAATCTGGAAAACTACAAATGGTGGCACTACATGGACTCAGATTTTTACCGTTCCGGTTACTTATGCTTCTAATGGGGTAAGAAATGGGAATTTTTATATCAATGATATTAAAGTAAGAAATAACAACGGGGTTTCAGAAATATATGCAGGAGTAAGCGGTTCTTATGTTGGTATATCCTTTAATGACGGATGGCAGGGATTAAGCCAGGCAGGATTGTATAAATCTGTAGACGGCGGGGCAACATTTACCAAAAACACTAACCTGCTGGCAATGAATACAACAACGAATGTAGTAAGTACAACAGGATATTCTATCCAGCAAATAGAAATTGCAGCTGATAATTCTATATGGCTTTCTACAAGGAGTTCCAGGTTTACAAATATAGATTCAGGAGGTAGAATTTTTAAATCTACTGATGGGAATACTTTCAATCAAATCTATAATGTAGGAAATACTGGCTCAAGAGTTAATTTTACGCTTTCGAAAACGGATGCCAATAAAGCTTACGCTTTTATGCAGGGAGTTGGAACTACTGAGCCTATCAGAATTGTAAAAACAGCGGATGGCGGAGCTACATGGCAGTCTACTTCAGATGTGCCACAAGTTATCAAATTACCTAAAGCTACAGATACAAGTATCCCAACCAATGACTTTACTAGAGGACAGTCTTTTTATGATCTGGTTATAACTACAGACCCTCTGAATGATAATACCCTGTATATTGGAGGTATTGATCTATTTAAATCTACAGATGGAGGCGCTAACTGGGCGCAGATTTCAAAATGGTCTAACAATAATGCTATGGCTAACCTTGCTGTTTCTACGGTACATGCCGATCAGCACGCTATAGTATTTAACCCATTTAATAATTACAATACCGGCCAAATGATGTTTGGAAATGATGGCGGAATCTTCTTTGCTGCCAATAAAGAAAGTATTGGTGCTGTTGGAGGTATGGTAGCCAGAAATACAAGATATAATGTAACCCAGTTCTACGGAGCTGTACTTAATCCTACAAAAACTCCTGCAAATGAGGAATTACTGGCAGGAGCGCAAGATAATGGTTCATGGTGGCTGTATGGTGTGCCACAACCTAACAATTTCCTTACTCTTGCTGCTGCTACTGGAGGAGACGGAATGTACCCGGAGTATGACGATCAGGACTTATATGAAATATCAAGCTATACCAATAATAGCCATTATTTGCTGAACTCAACGCCGAATGCTAATTATCTGATTTCAACTTCTGCTAATAGGAGTATGGGGCATTTTGTAAACGAAATTGCACTGGACAGAATGAATGATGTTTTCTATTCTTACCGTTCAGGGCTTACGCTTTTCAGAACGGCCGGGCTAAGCAGTACTGCGACAACATTCACCAATGATCAGATTAATGTAGGAACGGCACAGAATGGTGAACAGGTTTCATGGCTTAAAATTTCCCCTCATACAACGGCATCTTCTACACTTTTTGTAGGGACTAACCTCGGAAGGCTTTTCAAAATTACCAATGCCAATACCCCATCCTATACATCTACTGTATTAACATCCCCTGCTGCAGGAACTATTTCAGATGTAGAATTTGGGACGAATGAAAATGAAATTTTATTAACATTATCTAATTATAATCAGATTAGCGTATTCTACTCAACAGATGGGGGAACATCATGGCAGAATAAAGAAGGAAACCTACCGGATATGCCGGTAAGAACTATTCTTAGAAATCCGGATGATCCTAATGAAGTATTAGTAGGTACAGAACTGGGAGTATGGGGGACAACAAATTTTCTTTCCGGAGCTCCTACATGGTCATCGGTAACAGGAAATATCGGGAATGTAAGAGTAACAAGTCTGGATTACAGACCTTCTACAAAAACGGTTCTTGTTTCTACTTATGGAAGAGGAGCATGGACAACTCAAAATACGAATACACTGGCTACTTCAGAAACTTCGGGAGTATCCCCAAGAACAGTAAACAGAGTATATCCTAATCCATCCAAGGGAATTGCCCGTTTAAGATTTAACAATGCCAATCATAGTACCGTAGATATCAGTATATTTGATAAAGCTGGAAGGTTGGTATACAGCAAGAAAAATGTAAAATCTGATGAAGAATTCGGTCAGAAAATGACGCCGGGAACTTATATTTTGAAAGCTGAAGATAAAGGAGAAATTGTATTTAGCGGTAATTTCCTGGTAATCGGACGTACTGGAGGTGATGATGATTAA